The Paenibacillus yonginensis genome segment TCCAACATTACATTGATACCTTTTCGGAACATGCCGTTCTAATAGAAGAATCTATCGGCCGGGATTTGGCTGGCAAAGAAGAGATTAAAGATTATTTTGTCACCTATTTCGTAAAAACCTCGACGAATACCGAGATTCTTGAATATACGATCAACGGCCATACAGTGGACATGAAAGTCATGTTTAAAGGAAATTTCGCCGGAGGAGAGATCAGGGGATTATACCGGTTTGAATTAGCGGGAGGAAAGATTATTAAACTGACGGCCGATCTGGAATAGAATACGGGAGCAAACGAGCTGGTATCTGCCAGCTCGTTTTGTTAGTGTGCCACGCATGGCGATTAACTAGGTGGTGAAAGTCCACTGTGGGGGTTTGTAGTTACCAACCACTAGCCAAGAGCAAGGGTGTCCACCGCGAGGTGGAATCCAAAGGAAGCTGGAGGCAAACTTCCGGCCCAAGGAACACGAACATCATCAGGCATAGGATACGGGATGAGTCTGCTAAACAAGACGAAGTCCAATTAACTACACGGACGTACCAATGTAAATGATGTGGGTATATGGAAGGAAAGTGAATCGTCTTACCGTGGGAGGTCTCATGGACG includes the following:
- a CDS encoding nuclear transport factor 2 family protein; this encodes MKTETLPEAVQSYIDASNAHHIQHYIDTFSEHAVLIEESIGRDLAGKEEIKDYFVTYFVKTSTNTEILEYTINGHTVDMKVMFKGNFAGGEIRGLYRFELAGGKIIKLTADLE